The proteins below are encoded in one region of Paracoccus methylovorus:
- a CDS encoding DUF3363 domain-containing protein — MSSEDDFRIRPGRIRSSRSQRVRPFVAQALAAAQKAGGRVSRSGRIVSPGASRFGRGRSAAVRANRLINRRTRLCTVKVRVVRRTGQAAALPRHLGYLGRDGVTRGGEKARMFGPDTDDADIKDFVERSEDDRHHFRFIVSPEDAADMADLKRFTRELMAQAEKDLGTELDWIAVDHWNTGHPHVHVILRGRADDGKDLVISRDYIREGLRDRAQDLITQELGPRHDHEIRRGLMRQVEAERWPALDRQLLRDAGKSGIIDMAPAIDAPRDDYLPQKVGRLRHLERLGLADQVGQAQWVIRPEAETVLRDLGERGDIIKRIHRALLGQGIDRGLPTTSSPARRPMARSSAGWWNAAMTTS; from the coding sequence ATGAGCAGCGAGGACGATTTCCGCATCCGCCCGGGGCGGATCCGCTCCAGCCGCAGCCAGCGCGTCCGGCCTTTCGTGGCCCAGGCGCTGGCCGCCGCCCAGAAGGCGGGCGGGCGCGTCTCGCGCAGCGGCAGGATCGTGTCGCCGGGCGCCTCGCGCTTCGGCCGGGGCCGCAGCGCCGCCGTCCGCGCCAACCGGCTGATCAACCGCCGCACCCGACTCTGCACCGTCAAGGTTCGGGTGGTCCGCAGAACCGGGCAGGCCGCGGCGCTGCCCCGGCATCTGGGTTATCTCGGCCGTGACGGCGTCACCCGGGGCGGAGAAAAAGCCCGGATGTTCGGCCCGGACACCGACGATGCCGACATCAAGGATTTCGTAGAGCGCAGCGAGGACGACCGCCATCATTTCCGCTTCATCGTCTCGCCCGAGGATGCCGCCGACATGGCTGACCTGAAGCGGTTCACCCGGGAGTTGATGGCGCAGGCGGAAAAGGATCTCGGCACGGAACTGGACTGGATCGCCGTCGATCACTGGAACACCGGCCATCCCCATGTCCATGTCATCCTGCGGGGGCGGGCCGATGACGGCAAGGACCTGGTCATCTCGCGCGACTACATTCGGGAAGGGTTGCGCGACCGGGCGCAGGACCTGATCACCCAAGAGCTGGGGCCGCGCCATGACCACGAGATCCGCCGCGGCCTGATGCGGCAGGTCGAGGCGGAACGCTGGCCCGCGCTCGACCGCCAGCTTCTTCGCGACGCCGGCAAGTCCGGCATCATTGACATGGCCCCGGCCATCGACGCTCCGCGCGACGATTACCTGCCGCAGAAGGTCGGGCGGCTGCGGCATCTGGAGCGCCTCGGCCTGGCCGATCAAGTCGGGCAGGCGCAATGGGTGATCCGGCCCGAGGCAGAGACGGTGCTGCGCGACCTCGGCGAGCGCGGCGACATCATCAAGCGCATCCATCGCGCGCTGTTGGGGCAGGGGATAGATCGCGGGTTGCCGACTACATCTTCGCCAGCGAGAAGGCCGATGGCCCGATCCTCGGCCGGCTGGTGGAACGCGGCCATGACGACGAGTTGA
- a CDS encoding DUF3363 domain-containing protein gives MERGHDDELKGSAYAVIDGVDGRTHHIRLPHFDAAGDSAPGSIVELRSYEDTKGARRVALAVRSDLDIRAQVTASGAT, from the coding sequence GTGGAACGCGGCCATGACGACGAGTTGAAGGGGAGCGCCTATGCAGTGATCGACGGCGTCGACGGTCGCACCCATCATATCCGGCTGCCGCATTTCGACGCTGCCGGCGACAGCGCGCCCGGCTCCATCGTCGAGTTGCGGTCCTACGAGGATACGAAGGGCGCGCGCCGGGTCGCGCTGGCGGTGCGCTCCGATCTGGATATCCGCGCCCAAGTCACCGCGAGCGGTGCCACCTAG